One stretch of Thalassovita sp. DNA includes these proteins:
- a CDS encoding DUF1007 family protein has product MNGQAISLAWPSGLDVQLIDGRLRLTFMRGLETPISLIGSDVEIAFYESTYFFDFSVTNTPELIGGENTCRATVIPFEPNRNDPLLKALAKLSREETPNEANVGANFADRVYLRCGQ; this is encoded by the coding sequence GTGAACGGTCAGGCCATCAGTTTGGCATGGCCAAGCGGCTTGGATGTCCAATTGATTGACGGCCGCTTACGTCTCACCTTCATGCGTGGGTTGGAGACACCCATCTCTCTGATAGGCTCCGACGTTGAGATCGCGTTCTATGAGTCGACGTATTTCTTCGATTTCTCTGTAACCAACACGCCCGAATTGATTGGCGGCGAAAACACCTGTCGGGCCACTGTCATACCTTTTGAACCCAACAGAAACGACCCATTGCTCAAGGCTCTGGCGAAGCTCAGCCGCGAAGAAACTCCAAACGAGGCCAATGTGGGCGCAAATTTTGCAGACAGGGTATATTTGAGATGCGGACAATAA